Proteins co-encoded in one Amia ocellicauda isolate fAmiCal2 chromosome 11, fAmiCal2.hap1, whole genome shotgun sequence genomic window:
- the LOC136763544 gene encoding mediator of RNA polymerase II transcription subunit 30: MAALSTGPPRLPGLSPQQPSQGNPASAQSQPQGTLREISPVFLCKIGQETVQDIVTRTMEIFQITRATQLPNGVTQSHAVYQDRFGKLQEHLRQLGLLFRKLRLLYERCVEMTSDLREAPSELIPYTSEEPSSVRAEHCGFPVSPEQQEICEKVKQKNQEMKQLMDQMRNLLWDVNAMLTLRK, encoded by the exons ATGGCAGCCTTATCCACGGGCCCTCCCCGCTTACCAGGGCTGTCCCCCCAGCAGCCGTCCCAGGGGAACCCGGCCTCTGCCCAGTCCCAGCCTCAGGGCACCCTGCGCGAGATCTCGCCCGTGTTCCTGTGCAAGATCGGCCAGGAGACGGTGCAGGACATCGTGACGCGCACCATGGAGATCTTCCAGATCACAAGGGCCACGCAG CTGCCGAACGGCGTGACCCAGAGCCACGCTGTGTATCAGGACCGATTCGGCAAACTGCAGGAGCACCTCCGGCAGCTCGGCCTGCTCTTCCGCAAGCTCCGCCTCCTCTACGAGCGCTGTGTGGAGATGACCTCCGACCTCCGCGAGGCGCCCAGCGAG CTGATTCCCTACACCTCTGAGGAGCCCAGCAGTGTGCGAGCGGAGCACTGCGGCTTCCCCGTGAGCCCGGAGCAACAGGAGATCTGCGAG AAGGTCAAGCAGAAGAACCAGGAGATGAAGCAGCTGATGGACCAGATGAGGAACCTGCTGTGGGATGTCAACGCCATGCTGACCCTGAGGAAGTGA